The nucleotide sequence AGTAGGCTTGGAACCGTTGGAAGTGGGTCTTGGATTGATGGCCATGATTACAGCTTGGAATTGAAAGGGTTTCATTAAATGAATGGGAAAAGGAAATTTTCTTTTCAGGTTGCGCTTATCGTGGTAATACAGCTTGCAGTTTACACTTCATCTTCCTTCAAAAACAATGAGTAGAAGAGGTAAGTAACTGCATTTTCTTATTTGCTTCCTTCCTAATTTCTGTAAAGAAAAATGAGTGACAAAAAGGTGAAAGCTTTTCCTAAAGTAGAGGATGATGATTTGTATGAATGGGTAGATGATGATGTGAAGATAAGGGCTTCTCTGTTCTTTGACAGAGAGAGTTTCGAGGGTCTGAATATGTCTAAGATGGTCAGACCTGGTTTTCATATTGAGTTGTTGCCATGCAACCGTACGGATCGAATTTTTCATAGAAGTGAAGGTTTTGAAAACTTTTATATGTATAGCTGTGTGCTTGAGGAACTATCTGTAAAACTTCCTTTTACTAAGTTTGAATGCAATTTGTTAACCCAAATGAATTGCGCACCTTCTCAAGTTCATCCTAACGGATGGGCATTCATTAAATGTTTTCAAATCCTAATGGAGTTTTTGGAAATTAAACCTGATTTGGAACTGTTTTTCTCCCTGTTTCAAGCAAAGGGTGTATGGAAAGGTCTCTGGATTAACTTGAATAGTACTCCTGGATTTTCTGTTTTCAAACTATATAAATCTTCTTTCAAAGATTTTAAGGAAATGTTCTTCAAGGTAAAGCCAGTAGATGAAGAATTTCCATTCTATTTAGATGAACATCTTGGGGAGAAGTTTCCCCTATACTGGTGTTGTCAACCCAATCATATCCTAGGGCCTGAACTAATAACACCTCGGAATGAATGTATTATAAGTTTTTTGATGGAAATGGTTGACCGAGGTGGTTTAGTATCTGTGTCGGATTTGCTTCCTTGGGAAGAGGATAAAGCATCTGTTGTGCAATACCTTGGTGAGGCACTGTTTGCGCTACCTAAGTTGGGTTTGCTTATATTGTTTAATTGTTCTCAATGAGGTTGTGTTTCTTTTGTAGGGGGGAGGTTTCCTGGAGTTTCGGCTTCGAGCATGAGGGCCCGgtttaaaatgaaaaattttgaaggGTCTTCTTCAAACGCCGAGAAGGTAGAGGGTGAGGTTGAGGTTAACCAACCGGCACAGAAGAAAAAGGGTATTGTTtttaagaagagaaaatctgaggTGATTAATCTGGAGGAAGGGGAAAAAGCGGTACCGTTGAGTGAGTTATCGAATTTTACTGTTAAACAAGAAAAGCTGCATTCTTTCGAAGAAGAGGGTGATGGCTCGTCTGTGTGGGATAAAAAGTTCCCTTTCAATGTCTTGGCAGATGAGATTGTTCAATCTGCTCCCGACGTTGCTCGCATTGAGGAAGTTGGGGATGTTGGGATAGATCAATTCATGCAGGTCGGTTTTGTTTCATGTaatgatatatgtatatattttttgaaaacttcCAACTGATTTTCTGGTATTGGGCAGGTTCTAGGTTTTCGACTAGTTAGCATCGGGCGAAGTCAGGAAAAAAGGCATAAGATGATGCTGGGTAATAATTTAGAAATAACTGAGCTAAAGGAGCAATTGAAGTCAAAGGAAATTGTTCTTACCGAGCTTAAAGAAGAGCTGTCAGTTTCAAAAGAAAAGCTGAAACTTGTGAAAGAGGATCATGAAAGGGCAGTAGAGTCTCTAGGAAAAAAGGTAAACGAACTGTCTACAATGAGCGACCAGATCATTGAGGTTACAGCAAAATTGAAACATATGGAGTCTAATCATGAAGCTGAGATCCTTGATGCTTTTGCCGAGGGTTTTGAACGTGCCGTTATTCAAGCGAAGTTCTTACATCCTGAAGAGGATTTTGCCGCTTTGGATCCGAGCAAGGTGGTTCGGGATGGTCAGTTGGTTGATGATGAAGAAGTTGTGGAGGAAGAGGGTAATAATAATTTAGCCGATTAAGAAATGTTTGAAGTAATTAGTTTTATATTTTGTGATGTGTTGAGAGATGCTAATACTCTCATGAACACTATGTGCTTTGATTAAAGTGTGTATGGCCCCTTTAATGACTGTTATTTTGTTTGCTGACAATATATTTGAATGGTTTATTGTCATAAATTTTGCTTAGCTGATATCGTCATATGGGGTTTGATCATTATTAGGTGCTGAAAGATTGTCAGCTATTGATTTTGCGCACTTGAGTCTAATGCGACTTTTGTGTTGATAAGATACCGTTTGTGAATGGATAAGTATGTAACATAAGATTATCATAAACAAAGTAAGTCGTAACAAGAAGATAAATATTGTTCTGACGCAGTACCTTTACATCTTGAATTTGGTAagctagcctcgttaaaacctccttGAGCAAAACCTAACTTTTAGGAAAAATCTCAAGGTAGGAAAAAGAGTGCCAGCATTCTGCATTGCTAACTATAGTATTGTTTCAAGGATTGAATATTCCAAGTGTTAGGTAGTACCGTGCTATCTAATTGTTCCAATCGATATGCTCCTTTTCCGAGCACTTGGTGAACACGGTAGGGGCCTTCCCATGTCGCTGCGAGTTTTCCATGAGTGGGTGGCCTTCGTGCTGCTTCGGTTTTCCTCAATACTAAGTCTCCGACGTGGAAGGATCTTGGCCTCACCCTTTTATTGTGGCGCTGACCTATTCGCTGCTGTAAGGCTTTGTGGCGCACAGCCGCTACGGCTCGCACTTCCTCTAGTAAATCGAGCTCGGCTCGTCGAGCATGGTCATAATCCTCGGCTTGTGTTCTTAAGGAGCTTTGTGATATCTCAATAGGTATCATCGCTTCCGATCCGTATACCAAACGAAATGGTGTTTCTTTAGTTGCGGAGTGTGTTGATGTATTATAACCCCACAAAATCTCTGGGACAAGCTCGGCCCATAGTCCTTTAGCGTCGTCGAGCTTTTTCCTTAAAGCTTGAAGGAGGACCTTGTTTGCAGCTTCAGCCTGACCATTGGATTGAGGATGTTCTACTGAGGAGAAATGCTGCTTTATCTTTAAATTCTGTAAAAAAGTCTTAAAATTATGGTCGGTAAACTGGCGACCATTATCAGTTAAGATGTGACGAGGTATACCAAATCTGCAAATTATGTTTTTCCAGACAAATGATATTATTTGAGCCGATGTAATTTTAGCAAGTGGCTGAGCCTCAATCCATTTAGAAAAATAGTCAATTGCAACAATTAAATATTTTACCTGTCTTAGCGCAGTGGGAAACGGTCCGAGGATATCGATTCCCCACTGGTTAAATGGCCAGCTTACGATTGAGTATTCGGACCTTTTGCTGACTGTCCTTCCATATGGTCGGCCAGTAAAAACCGGCACGAAGAATCTTTTGTGCTAGGCTCCTTGCCCCTGAATGCATTCCGCAAATACCTTCATGTACCTCAGCTAAGGCCAGGTCGGCCTCTGACCTGTCTAAGCATTTTAACAATGGTCGAGAATAGCCTCGCCTATACAATTTGTTATTCAGTAATGTAAAGAAAGATGCCTGTCTTTTGAACGTTTTTAGGTTCTGGAGGCCTTTTGGAAGCTCTCCACTTCTAAGATACTGAATATATGGGTCTTGCCAACTATCTTCATCGTCTATATGATagatattaattatatttatgcTCGGCTCATGAAGGGTGGATTGTAAAAGTGAGGCAGTGTGTGACTGAGTGGTAGCTAGTTTGGATAATATGTCGGCCCTGTGATTTTGATCTCTCGCTATATGgttaatttcaatttttgaaaaacgaTGCATGAGGTCTTTGACAATTgctaaatattttgataaaattgggtCTTTAGTTTGAAAACTCTGTTTTACTTGTTGAACAACTAAAAGAGAATCGCAATAAACTTGCAAATTGTCAATATGTAGTTCAATTGCTAACCTGAGCCCGGCGACTAGGGCTTCATACTCGGCTTGATTGTTGCTAGCCTTGAATGAGAATCGAAGAGAATGTTCAATAACAACTCCTTCAGTGTTTTCCAAAAGTATTCCTGCTCCAGACCCATGAGGGTTTGAAGCCCCATCAACAAATAATGTCCAGTCTGCAGTATTCGTATCCGAGCTTGATCCTGTGAATTCGGCCACGAAATCTGCTAAGTACTGTGACTTGATAGATCCTCGTGGTTGATAATGGATGTCAAACTCGGAGAGTTCAATGGACCATTTTATCAACCGTCCTGCAAGTTCGGGCTTGGCGAGTATTTGTCGCAATGGTTGAGAAGTTCTAACATTGATAGTGTGGCTCTGAAAATATGGGCGTAGTCGTCTTGCCGAAAAAACTAGTGCATAGGCGAGCTTCTCTAATCTCGGATAGCGAAGCTCGGCATTCTGTAATGATTTGCTCACGAAATAAGTTGTAAACCTGATTTCTCGGATGAAATTTGCATCAATGAGCTTTTTGGCTTCGGTCATAGATGCGAGCCTCTTCTCATTTCCAAGATTTCGTTTTTTCTGGGATATTGGTCGGGCGGCCGGGCTTAATGCCAATTTATGAGTAATGACAGATGGGTCAATGCCTGGCATGTCTCCAGATGTCCAAGCAAATAGATCAGTGTTTTCCCGCAAAAAATGGACGAGCTTTTCCCTTTCCTTGTCTTTTATGGAGGATCCTATGAAAGTAAACTTTGTCGGGTCATCTGTTAATATAAGCTTTGTTAGCTCCTCGTTTGGTGATGGACGATCTTGAAAATCGGCTCTGGGATCAAGCTCGGCCAGCGTTGGCTGTTCGGCACTGATGGAGTTTACACGCCGCTCGCAACTTCTCTTGATAGGCTTTAGGCTTGTATTATAACAATATCGAGCTTCTTGTAGGTCTCCATGGACTGTGGCGACAATATTATCCTGCACAGGGAACTTGACACACAGATGAACAGTGGATACAATTGCAGCAAATCTGTTTAAAAAAGGTCTTCCTAAGATAAGGTTGTAGGGACTAAAACAGTCAACAACAAGATACTGGATATCATGTGTTTTAGATAAAGGCTGCTCACcaagtgtggtttgtaaccacactgaACCCATAACTGGAACTCGTTCTCCTGAAAATCCGACCAAGTCTCCTGCAGATGGTTGTAAAATGTTAGTACTTAGCTTCATTTTTTCAAATGTAGTAAAAAATAACACATCGGCGCTGCTGCCTGGGTCTAGCAGCACTTTCCGAACTATTAAGTCGCCCAATTGGATAGAGATGACAACGGGGTCATCCAAGTTGGTGTCCTGGCAACTAAAGTCGGTCTGGCAGAAGGTCATCTCTGGAACGTCTGGCATTGGCTGAGGATTGCTCGTGGTAGCTCCAAGTGCTAACATGGCCCTGTATGTACGTTTTCTAGCCGAACTTGTTTGTCCTCCTCCGGCATAACCGCCTGAGATGCAATTGATTATGCCTCTAGGTTGAGCAGGAGCCTTTTCTTTGTCcttcgatgatgatgatgatggtggtgcaGGTGATGGATCTGAAGTCGGAATAGCTCTCTTCTGCATATGACCCGAGATGAATTTATCAAGGTGTCCCTGTCTTGCTAAGCGTTCTAACAGGTCTTTGGCGATCACACAATCGTCGGTTGTGTGACCATACTTCTGGTGGAATGTGCAGTACTTGCTTTTGTCGATGTTCTTCGGTTCAGGGTAACTGCCAGCTTTACGAGGGGGTTTAATCAATTTGGAGTTCAGAATCTCTTTAATAATATCGTCCCTCTTCGTATTAAACTGAGTATACGTCTCATAGCGGGGGGTGGGTCTGAAGTTCTTCTTACTGTCCCGAGGTCTGTCGTCGTCTTTAGTAGTCGACGACCTTTCAGCCTTGCGAGCTTGTCGAAGTTCTTCAATATCGATTTGCCCCTTCGCCTTCTCTCGAAACTCGGCTAACGTCTTTGGCTTGGATACTGCAATAGCTTCTTGAAATTTTCCTGGGCGGAGGCCGCTTTTGATGGCATGGAGATGTACTTCAGGATGAAGGTCGGGGATCCGCATGGCTATTTTTGTAAAACGGGTGATATAATCCTTCAGACTTTCTTGAGGGCCTTGCTTAACGGTCGTCAGGTAATCGGAATCATGTAAATATATTGCTGATGCCGCAAAATGATCTTCAAACTGTTTTGCTAACTCCTGGAAACGTGAAATGGAATCTACAGGCAAAGAGCAAAACCAGTCAAGTGCAGGACCATCTAAAAAGGAtggaaaacaacgacataaaaTAGGGTCAGATGCACCGTTAACGATCATGATAGATCGGAATTTTTTGATATGTTGCTTTGGATCTCCCAAACCATCATATGGAGTTAGAGTCGTTGGCAATGTAAATTGTCTAGGCAGTTGAAAGTTCATGATATCGGCCGTGAAAGGTCCTGCCGAGTTGTCAGGCTCATCCTCCTCGTCGTTGGGCGAGGTTTCATTGTTATGGGGACCTCCGCCATCATCATCTTGAGGGGTTTCCGAAACATGCGTTGGGTGGGATTGATGCTCATCATTGGTGTTTCGCCCGTGATGGGTGTCGTTGTGCTCAAGGCGGGCGTTGGCTATCTGCTGAATTTGTTGTTGCATTCTTTGATTTTCCTCCGCCATACGTTGATTTGCCTCAGCCATGCGTTGATTTGCCTGCTGAAGCTCGGTTACCATCCGAAGGAGCTCGGACGTAGAAGGGGGAGGCACATCAGCCATTAATAGATGTTAGGGTATTTTGGGGCCTAGAAAGAAAATTTTTCTATAAcctcggccccacggtgggtgCCAAATGTTCCTGCCTGGTTGTGGCCGAGCTATATGTCTCCTTGGAGGGTTGAACGTTCGACCTTATTGGAAAACTTCAATATGCCTCGACCACCAAGTGAAACAAGGgggggagcacctgcaaaaagcactccgacgctcaagtcagctAAAGAGAATTATTTGAAGAGTTATTTTAGCTTAGAACGATGATCTACCTTTTCAATTTCAGCTGTTTCCTTTATAACTCGGAGATGATGGCCGTTTATTGACCGTTTCTGTGTAACCGATCATAGTGGTTTAATGCCATAAAGTCGGCAAAGTTAATGTGCCGATTAAAAAGGGATTCGCCGAGCTATAATTCGTAACCGACGTATAACGGTTGTATCACTAaccaagaacaaaaaaaaaaattattgctaACAAGAAAAACTGGTTTTCTGGTTAGTGAATACTAAATACGGCTAATGAAGGAAAAAAGGTGAATGAATATTGAGGACCACAACTTAATtaagtttttcttttttaaaaaaaaattaaaatataaggaCTTATATATTATAAAGATGATATGTGCTTCAAAtattcgtgatatgaagagtttaagtgttatttagaagatattcgtttatatttttagaatgttttaatttaatttgatgtattttgattttgtttatttaattattaaattgggCCTTATGTTTGTGGCTCAATGTTTTCTatattttaaactaataaaaGATTATAAATACCTCATCAACTAGGGTGGTCGTAGTTCAGAATGATTTAAAGGTTTGAAAATTCTTTTTTtagtttcgtgatgaaaccatgatGTGAACAATTAAGGTTGAAAAGTCTCTCTCTTGTTGCATCGAGGAATTGAGTAAAAGGTTGAAGATTCTCTTCGATTCAATTCTcaaactatggcgttgacaagttaggttgaggagtccctttcttgttgcgttAACAAATTGGATTGAAattagagtgattctctttgtattcaatttcaacctatcctttttttatttcaatttcaatttatcttttctatttaattttaattcttgtcttgtttatccttttatttctttatcatttgGTATTAGAGCTTAGATGTTAGATTAAttgttattaatttatatttgtttttcttttatcataaaaaaagaaTCCAGTGTTTGTTGCGTCTTTCTTtaagttcttgtgttcttgtttccgtttgtattttattattgttttgtcattattgttgattttattgtttaaaaaaaaaagcatacagtgcaaaaaaaaaaggaaaaaaagaaagaaaaatatacaaaaaggaaaaaaattatcTTCCTTGTAATTATTGTCCTTTTCATATACTATTTTTTCACCTAtaagattcgaggacgaatcttttttgaagaggaggagaatgatacTTCAAATGTCCGTGATATGAAAAAttcaagtgttatttagaagatattcgttt is from Arachis ipaensis cultivar K30076 chromosome B01, Araip1.1, whole genome shotgun sequence and encodes:
- the LOC107618579 gene encoding uncharacterized protein LOC107618579, whose product is MRARFKMKNFEGSSSNAEKVEGEVEVNQPAQKKKGIVFKKRKSEVINLEEGEKAVPLSELSNFTVKQEKLHSFEEEGDGSSVWDKKFPFNVLADEIVQSAPDVARIEEVGDVGIDQFMQVLGFRLVSIGRSQEKRHKMMLGNNLEITELKEQLKSKEIVLTELKEELSVSKEKLKLVKEDHERAVESLGKKVNELSTMSDQIIEVTAKLKHMESNHEAEILDAFAEGFERAVIQAKFLHPEEDFAALDPSKVVRDGQLVDDEEVVEEEGNNNLAD